From one Trifolium pratense cultivar HEN17-A07 linkage group LG1, ARS_RC_1.1, whole genome shotgun sequence genomic stretch:
- the LOC123909977 gene encoding proline-, glutamic acid- and leucine-rich protein 1-like: MTDDVGRTRGGRESRAHGSARREAVKVHRNTRQTKGKSVIVEPESEDENVEEQEFEDEHEVDIGQQASEHEDELEVEDEMEVADDVEDEMEVAEEQTPPPPEKKSCKKNPRTTQGRNPPPVSEPPVTSYDGGPKDLSLLPGFGKHVAVAIWRGDCKNRYLRCMNNGKKINDFD; encoded by the exons ATGACAGATGATGTTGGGCGAACAAGAGGTGGAAGGGAAAGTAGAGCACATGGCTCTGCACGAAGAGAGGCTGTGAAGGTACATAGAAACACAAGACAAACTAAGGGGAAAAGTGTTATTGTAGAGCCTGAATCTGAAGATGAGAATGTGGAGGAACAAGAGTTTGAGGATGAGCATGAAGTGGACATAGGGCAACAGGCGTCTGAACACGAAGATGAGCTGGAAGTCGAAGATGAGATGGAAGTTGCTGATGATGTGGAAGATGAGATGGAAGTTGCTGAAGAAcaaacaccaccaccaccagaaaaaaaatcatgtaaaaAGAATCCGAGAACAACACAGGGAAGAAACCCACCACCTGTATCAGAACCACCAGTTACATCTTATGATGGTGGTCCAAAGGACTTGTCGTTGTTGCCCGGATTTGGGAAACATGTTGCTGTCGCGATTTGGAGAGGAGAC TGTAAAAATCGGTACTTGAGGTGCATGAACAACGGGAAAAAAATAAACGACTTCGATTGA